TCCAGCCCCATGTTCTCGCCGAGAGTAATCAGCTCTGAAACCGGCGTATTTTTTAGTTCGGTAAGATTCATAATGGTGGGTTCTTAAACTCGGGGTATATCTCGAAAAGGTTGTCGTGAATGGTATGGCAAAAGAAGGTCCATGCCCGTTAATGGCTCCGTTTCCGTGTCTGCTCGATGATCTTATGCGTGAATGCCGATCTGAAAACGAGGAGACGGTTGAAAACAGATACCGGAAATTGTGATGCTAACCGTCAGATTGTTGAGGCACTGCGAAGGTAACGCCAGCGTTCAACAAGGGAAACAAACTACAGGTAAGTTCGTAATGCAGTAGATTTAACTTAGCACGCTTCATGCCGGGCGTCTAGCGGTCTGGCAAAAATTACTCTGACCGCCAGCGCCGGCAATGAATCAGCTCAGGTTCGCGTTCAGGAACTCTTTGAGCTGGCCTTTAGACAGCGCGCCAACTTTGGTCGCTGCAACCTCACCATTTTTAAACAGCAGCAGCGTTGGGATGCCGCGAATACCGTATTTCGGCGCCGTTTCCGGGTTCTCATCGATATTCAGTTTGGCAATGGTCAACTTACCGTCATACTCTTCTGCTACTTCGTCGAGGATCGGGGCGATCATTTTGCATGGACCACACCATTCTGCCCAGAAGTCCACCAGCGTTAAACCTTCGGCTTTCAGCACGTCGGTTTCAAAGCTTTTGTCGGTTAGATGAACGATTTTATCGCTGCTCATGTCTTACTCCACAAGATTATGCCTGGCTGGTTGGCGTAAAATCTGCCAACGTAGGTTGACTTTATTTCACCGGATACGCTTTCGTAAAGCAATAGTAAGCTGATATTCTACCACACTATGAGCAAAACACACTTAACCGAACAGAAGTTTTCCGACTTCGCCCTGCACCCTCAGGTTATCGAAGCCCTTGAAAAGAAAGGCTTCCATAATTGTACGCCCATCCAGGCGTTAGCATTGCCCCTTACACTTGAAGGGCGCGATGTCGCGGGCCAGGCGCAAACCGGAACCGGCAAAACGATGGCGTTTTTAACGTCAACGTTCCATTACCTGCTTTCTCACCCTGCCGCCGAAGGCCGTCAGATTAATCAGCCGCGCGCGCTGATTATGGCGCCGACTCGCGAACTGGCCGTACAGATTCATGCCGATGCTGAACCGCTGGCGCAGTCAACCGGCCTTAAAATGGGTCTCGCTTATGGCGGCGACGGCTACGACAAACAACTGAAAGTACTGGAAAAAGGCGTCGACATTCTGGTTGGCACCACCGGCCGCCTGATCGATTACGTCAAACAGAACCATATTAACCTCGGCGCGATCCAGGTCGTCGTGCTGGATGAAGCCGATCGCATGTTCGATCTTGGCTTTATTAAAGATATTCGCTGGCTATTCCGCCGTATGCCTGCTGCGAACCAGCGCCTGAGCATGCTGTTCTCCGCTACGCTCTCTTATCGCGTTCGCGAGCTGGCGTTTGAGCATATGAACAACGTCGAGCACATTGAAATCGAGCCAGATCAGAAAACGGGCCACCGCATTCAGGAGGAGCTGTTCTATCCCTCTAATGAAGAAAAGATGCGCCTGCTGCAAACGCTGATTGAAGAAGAATGGCCGGATCGCGCCATCATTTTCGCCAATACCAAGCATCGTTGCGAAGATATCTGGGGCCACCTGGCGGCGGATGGACACCGTGTAGGTTTGCTGACCGGCGACGTAGCGCAGAAAAAACGCCTGCGTATTCTGGAAGATTTTACCCGCGGCGACGTAGATATTCTGGTAGCGACCGATGTCGCCGCGCGCGGCCTGCATATTCCGGCGGTAACGCACGTTTTTAACTACGATCTGCCTGACGATTGTGAAGATTACGTTCACCGTATCGGTCGTACTGGACGCGC
This Mixta hanseatica DNA region includes the following protein-coding sequences:
- the trxA gene encoding thioredoxin TrxA is translated as MSSDKIVHLTDKSFETDVLKAEGLTLVDFWAEWCGPCKMIAPILDEVAEEYDGKLTIAKLNIDENPETAPKYGIRGIPTLLLFKNGEVAATKVGALSKGQLKEFLNANLS
- the rhlB gene encoding ATP-dependent RNA helicase RhlB, with protein sequence MSKTHLTEQKFSDFALHPQVIEALEKKGFHNCTPIQALALPLTLEGRDVAGQAQTGTGKTMAFLTSTFHYLLSHPAAEGRQINQPRALIMAPTRELAVQIHADAEPLAQSTGLKMGLAYGGDGYDKQLKVLEKGVDILVGTTGRLIDYVKQNHINLGAIQVVVLDEADRMFDLGFIKDIRWLFRRMPAANQRLSMLFSATLSYRVRELAFEHMNNVEHIEIEPDQKTGHRIQEELFYPSNEEKMRLLQTLIEEEWPDRAIIFANTKHRCEDIWGHLAADGHRVGLLTGDVAQKKRLRILEDFTRGDVDILVATDVAARGLHIPAVTHVFNYDLPDDCEDYVHRIGRTGRAGASGHSISLACEEYALNLPAIEEYIGHGIPVSKYNSDALMTDLPPPKRLTRNRPGSGPRRAAGNNRRSGAPRNNNRKRSG